A genomic region of Runella rosea contains the following coding sequences:
- a CDS encoding nucleotidyltransferase family protein: MSHRAIPSELKSLLADLKKGLVEVYGERLHQVVLFGSYARGDQQEESDVDVLVILNDDSVRGMSEINTLVDLSDALYWKYNKIVSAKAASLSRFNLKLPLYQNVREDGIPV; this comes from the coding sequence ATGAGTCACCGCGCTATTCCTTCCGAACTCAAATCGTTGCTGGCAGACCTTAAAAAAGGGCTGGTGGAAGTATATGGTGAACGTTTACACCAAGTGGTTTTGTTTGGCTCGTATGCACGGGGAGACCAACAGGAAGAATCAGATGTGGATGTTTTGGTAATATTGAACGATGACAGCGTTCGCGGAATGAGTGAAATCAATACGTTAGTAGATTTATCGGATGCGCTCTACTGGAAGTACAATAAAATAGTCTCTGCCAAAGCAGCTTCTCTATCCAGATTCAACTTAAAACTACCTCTTTATCAAAATGTTAGAGAAGACGGAATTCCTGTATGA
- a CDS encoding HEPN domain-containing protein gives MNQLELHLSWQKALDCLNDSQELLELGYFEAATNRAYYAVYHAIHTFLMTVDVYPKTHQGAHNKFNEHFVKTGLFPINTSKLILNCFEKRQFGDYELEEVTKETAQSAVEDATLLIEISKNKIASFLNSPASQ, from the coding sequence ATGAATCAATTAGAACTACATCTCAGTTGGCAAAAAGCATTGGATTGTCTAAATGATTCGCAAGAGTTGTTGGAACTTGGCTATTTTGAAGCCGCTACCAACAGAGCCTATTATGCGGTTTATCATGCGATCCATACCTTTTTGATGACGGTAGATGTATATCCAAAAACACACCAAGGAGCTCACAATAAATTCAATGAGCATTTTGTTAAAACAGGTTTGTTTCCTATCAACACTTCTAAATTAATTTTAAATTGTTTTGAAAAACGACAATTCGGAGATTATGAATTGGAGGAAGTCACAAAAGAAACCGCTCAATCGGCCGTCGAAGACGCCACTCTTTTAATTGAAATCAGTAAAAATAAAATTGCATCTTTTTTAAATTCGCCCGCCTCTCAATGA
- a CDS encoding homoserine kinase yields MNYIKAFAPATVANVACGFDIFGFALDEPGDIVELRKRDEPGIIIKDIIGDEGRLPREPERNAVSVVMLKFLEHIGSTQGVEVTLHKNMPLGSGMGSSSASSVVGIFAINELLGRPLTQRELLPFAMEGERIACGAAHADNVGPSLLGGFVVIRSYSPLDVFKVKVPDELYCTLVHPDVEVNTKDARYILRNEVSLKNTISQMGNVAGLIAGLMQEDYDLVSRSMVDVIIEPVRSILIPEFDHVKQAALDSGALGCSISGAGPSMFALSRGRDTAERVAKTMSEAFGSVGITTKSYVSQINQQGPKVLETA; encoded by the coding sequence ATGAATTATATAAAAGCTTTTGCCCCGGCCACCGTTGCCAACGTAGCCTGTGGGTTTGATATTTTTGGATTTGCACTCGACGAACCCGGCGACATCGTAGAACTACGCAAACGCGATGAGCCCGGCATCATTATCAAAGACATCATCGGCGACGAAGGCCGCCTCCCGCGCGAACCTGAGCGCAACGCTGTGTCGGTAGTGATGCTTAAATTTCTGGAACACATCGGTTCTACCCAAGGGGTAGAAGTAACACTTCACAAAAACATGCCTTTGGGCAGCGGTATGGGTTCCAGCTCAGCCAGCTCGGTGGTGGGTATTTTTGCCATTAATGAGTTGTTGGGCCGTCCGTTGACGCAACGAGAATTGCTGCCGTTTGCGATGGAAGGTGAGCGAATCGCCTGCGGGGCGGCCCACGCCGACAATGTGGGGCCATCGCTATTGGGTGGGTTTGTGGTTATTCGCAGCTATTCGCCGTTGGATGTCTTCAAGGTCAAAGTTCCTGACGAACTGTATTGCACGCTGGTCCATCCCGACGTAGAAGTAAATACCAAAGATGCCCGTTATATTTTACGCAACGAAGTGTCGCTCAAAAACACTATTTCTCAAATGGGCAACGTAGCGGGGCTGATTGCGGGGCTGATGCAAGAAGATTACGACTTGGTCAGCCGTTCGATGGTGGATGTTATCATTGAGCCAGTACGCTCTATTCTTATTCCCGAGTTTGACCACGTGAAGCAGGCCGCCCTCGACAGCGGGGCCTTAGGGTGCAGTATTTCTGGTGCCGGCCCGTCCATGTTTGCACTCAGCCGTGGCCGCGACACCGCCGAGCGCGTTGCAAAAACCATGAGCGAAGCCTTCGGCAGCGTAGGCATTACCACCAAAAGTTACGTATCTCAAATCAACCAACAAGGCCCCAAGGTGCTGGAAACAGCGTAA
- a CDS encoding M28 family peptidase, whose product MLKASIKSFIAVLLATSFISFSVSAQSLKKLPETKYSRAEVEMNMRFLASDELQGRRTGEQGNLVAARYLAEQFRFMGIKPAPGQTTYLQPVPFVIQKSAKEGLLIVNNDTLHSGKEFVILGGGPANFSADVVFVGYGQAADYTKDVKGKIVVAQVGTPESKTPQEIFAAANDKRKLATEKGAALLIELFTAQIPWNLASRYFGNEKLSLDNGGSNGVTHVWVNGQQKKYTDLFKSGASSAKFQTTGRDQQNILSYNVVGVIEGTDPVLKNEYIVVSAHFDHVGMGKKGGNTYTPADSIFNGARDNAFGTVAMLTAAKTLSIQPAKRSILLIGYTAEEVGLLGSKYYAEHPLVPLNQCVFNLNSDGAGYSDKTLVSVIGLDRTNCKAEIEAGCKAFGLGVFGDPAPEQGLFDRSDNVSLAAKGIPAPDFAPGFKSFDGEIAKYYHQATDNPDSVDFDYLLKFCQSFAYSARLIANKSVRPYWIAGDKYEPAAKALYGK is encoded by the coding sequence ATGCTGAAAGCATCTATAAAATCGTTCATTGCAGTTTTATTAGCTACCTCTTTCATTTCGTTTTCTGTTTCGGCGCAATCGCTCAAAAAACTGCCCGAAACCAAGTATTCACGCGCTGAAGTAGAAATGAACATGCGCTTTTTAGCCTCCGACGAGTTGCAGGGGCGGCGCACGGGTGAGCAAGGCAACTTAGTTGCGGCTCGGTACCTCGCGGAGCAATTTCGGTTTATGGGTATCAAACCCGCTCCTGGCCAAACGACCTATTTGCAACCTGTACCGTTTGTGATTCAAAAAAGCGCCAAAGAAGGGCTTTTAATTGTAAACAATGACACCTTACACTCGGGCAAAGAATTTGTGATTCTGGGCGGAGGCCCCGCCAACTTCAGCGCCGATGTGGTTTTTGTGGGCTATGGACAAGCCGCTGATTATACAAAAGATGTAAAAGGCAAAATCGTGGTGGCGCAGGTAGGCACGCCCGAATCAAAAACGCCACAGGAAATCTTTGCCGCCGCCAACGATAAGCGCAAACTTGCCACCGAAAAAGGAGCCGCCCTGCTCATTGAATTGTTTACCGCCCAAATCCCGTGGAACTTGGCGTCACGGTACTTCGGAAATGAAAAACTTAGTTTGGACAATGGCGGAAGCAACGGAGTAACGCACGTTTGGGTCAATGGCCAGCAAAAAAAATATACAGATTTATTTAAAAGCGGTGCCTCATCGGCCAAGTTTCAAACCACCGGCCGCGACCAACAAAATATCCTTTCTTATAATGTCGTGGGGGTCATTGAAGGAACCGACCCGGTGCTCAAAAATGAATACATTGTGGTATCGGCCCACTTTGACCACGTAGGCATGGGTAAAAAAGGGGGCAATACCTACACCCCAGCCGACAGTATTTTCAACGGTGCCCGCGACAATGCTTTCGGCACGGTGGCCATGTTGACCGCCGCCAAGACTTTATCTATCCAACCCGCCAAACGTTCCATCTTATTGATTGGCTACACAGCCGAAGAAGTGGGTTTATTGGGGAGCAAATATTATGCAGAGCACCCGTTGGTACCGCTGAATCAGTGCGTGTTTAACCTCAACAGCGACGGAGCCGGCTACAGCGACAAAACGCTCGTATCGGTCATTGGCCTCGACCGCACCAACTGCAAAGCGGAAATCGAAGCAGGCTGTAAAGCCTTTGGATTAGGCGTTTTTGGCGACCCAGCTCCTGAGCAAGGCCTTTTTGACCGCTCAGATAACGTAAGTTTAGCCGCCAAAGGCATTCCCGCCCCGGATTTCGCGCCTGGTTTCAAAAGTTTTGACGGTGAGATCGCCAAGTATTATCACCAAGCCACCGACAATCCTGACTCGGTAGATTTTGATTATCTGTTAAAATTCTGTCAATCATTTGCCTATTCGGCCCGGCTCATTGCCAATAAATCCGTTCGTCCTTACTGGATTGCGGGAGATAAGTATGAGCCCGCTGCCAAGGCGCTTTATGGAAAATAA
- a CDS encoding type II toxin-antitoxin system PemK/MazF family toxin — protein sequence MKGKVSQWEVVEVNFQMHDGRFLPHPALVVSNDELFLDEEFSMPY from the coding sequence ATGAAGGGTAAGGTATCCCAATGGGAAGTTGTTGAAGTTAATTTTCAAATGCACGATGGACGTTTTCTTCCTCACCCTGCTTTAGTTGTTTCAAATGATGAACTCTTCCTTGATGAAGAGTTTTCTATGCCGTATTAA
- the galU gene encoding UTP--glucose-1-phosphate uridylyltransferase GalU codes for MIRKAVIPAAGLGTRFLPATKSQPKEMLPIIDTPTIQYVVQEAVDSGIEDILIITGRGKRAIEDHFDRNVELEAKLEEKQDELLWNEMRRLSDMANIHYVRQRETNGLGDAIYYAKQHVGNEPFAVLLGDTIMDSVIPVTQQLIDTYEQYQSTVIAVETVPREKVNRYGIVGGTALSDTIMQLDALIEKPSIEAAPSTLAIAGRYILSPEIFTAIEQTGKGKGGEIQLTDAFQILLRRESIYAHRIEGERHDIGNKLDFLKTTVKFALKRKEFSAPFLKFLRATLAEYEGK; via the coding sequence ATGATCCGTAAAGCTGTTATACCTGCCGCTGGTTTAGGAACCCGATTCTTACCCGCAACAAAATCTCAACCCAAAGAAATGCTCCCCATCATCGACACGCCCACGATTCAGTACGTGGTGCAGGAAGCGGTGGACTCGGGCATTGAAGACATTCTCATCATTACCGGACGTGGCAAGCGCGCCATCGAAGACCACTTTGACCGTAATGTAGAACTGGAAGCCAAATTGGAAGAAAAACAAGACGAACTGCTTTGGAACGAAATGCGCCGTTTGTCCGACATGGCCAATATCCACTACGTTCGTCAGCGTGAAACCAACGGCCTCGGAGATGCCATCTACTACGCCAAACAACACGTTGGCAATGAGCCATTTGCGGTACTTCTGGGCGATACCATCATGGATTCGGTCATTCCCGTTACGCAACAATTGATAGATACCTACGAGCAATACCAAAGCACCGTGATTGCGGTCGAAACCGTACCGCGCGAGAAAGTAAACCGCTACGGAATTGTGGGCGGTACGGCGCTGAGCGATACCATCATGCAATTGGATGCCCTCATCGAAAAGCCTTCCATTGAGGCCGCCCCTTCTACCCTAGCTATTGCCGGCCGTTATATTCTTTCTCCCGAAATCTTTACGGCAATTGAACAAACTGGCAAAGGCAAAGGCGGTGAAATCCAACTCACCGACGCCTTCCAGATTCTGCTGCGCCGCGAAAGCATCTACGCCCACCGCATAGAAGGAGAGCGCCACGACATTGGCAATAAACTTGACTTTCTGAAAACAACCGTAAAATTTGCCCTTAAACGCAAGGAATTTTCGGCTCCGTTCCTCAAGTTTTTGAGGGCAACCTTGGCGGAATATGAGGGTAAATAA
- a CDS encoding sigma-54-dependent transcriptional regulator: protein MPNLLLIDDEIKLRGLLKRILEFEGYHVSEADNAHSAFKILEKQDIQVVVCDVKLPDAHGVELTQRLKTQFPLVEIILLTAYGTIADGVQAVKNGAFDYLTKGDDNDRIVPLVARATEKAELRQKVHRLEEKVNQKFGFGSILGTSPAIQEVIELAQKVAVTDTTVLLLGETGTGKEVFAQAIHQQSPRCDKPFVALNCSAFSREILESELFGHRAGAFTGALKDKKGLMEEAHGGTLFLDEIGEMSPDLQAKLLRVLETNTFYKVGDTKPTQVSVRFVAATNRDLQKEAENQHFRLDLYYRLSVFEIKLPSLRSRVEDIPLLAAHFVQIYAAKMNRPTPKLSASFLEKLQQSAWKGNIRELKNVIERAVILADHDELTPRQLPFEMQFSTANFTPGVATLAEIEKQHIDWMLHHTQHNKTETARLLGIGLTTLYRKIEEYEL from the coding sequence ATGCCAAACCTGCTGCTCATCGACGATGAAATCAAACTCCGAGGACTGCTCAAACGCATCCTGGAGTTTGAAGGCTATCACGTGAGCGAAGCCGACAATGCGCATTCAGCTTTTAAGATTCTGGAAAAACAGGACATTCAGGTGGTTGTTTGTGACGTAAAACTGCCTGATGCCCACGGCGTTGAACTTACTCAGCGCCTCAAAACGCAATTTCCACTTGTTGAAATAATCCTGCTGACGGCCTATGGTACCATAGCCGACGGAGTACAGGCCGTAAAAAATGGTGCGTTTGACTACCTCACCAAAGGCGACGACAACGACCGCATTGTACCGCTGGTAGCGCGGGCCACCGAAAAAGCCGAGCTTCGGCAGAAAGTCCATCGGCTAGAGGAAAAAGTAAATCAAAAATTTGGGTTCGGAAGTATCCTAGGAACTTCGCCCGCCATTCAAGAGGTCATAGAATTGGCCCAAAAAGTAGCCGTTACAGATACTACGGTGTTGCTTTTGGGCGAAACTGGTACGGGCAAAGAAGTATTTGCTCAAGCCATCCATCAACAGAGTCCACGATGCGATAAACCTTTTGTGGCGCTCAATTGCAGTGCATTCAGCCGTGAAATTCTGGAAAGTGAATTATTCGGACATCGCGCAGGGGCTTTCACAGGTGCGCTAAAAGACAAAAAAGGCTTGATGGAAGAAGCCCACGGCGGCACGTTGTTTCTGGATGAAATCGGTGAAATGAGTCCAGACCTTCAGGCCAAACTCTTGCGTGTTCTGGAAACAAATACTTTCTACAAAGTAGGCGACACCAAGCCAACCCAAGTCAGCGTTCGATTTGTGGCCGCCACCAACCGCGACTTACAAAAAGAAGCCGAAAACCAACACTTTCGCCTCGACTTATATTACCGTTTGTCGGTTTTTGAGATAAAACTTCCATCTCTTCGCAGTCGCGTTGAAGATATTCCGTTATTGGCAGCGCATTTTGTCCAAATCTATGCGGCTAAAATGAACCGCCCAACGCCAAAATTATCTGCATCATTTTTGGAAAAGCTACAGCAAAGTGCCTGGAAAGGCAATATCCGTGAATTAAAAAATGTGATTGAACGCGCCGTTATTCTGGCCGACCATGATGAATTAACCCCTCGGCAGCTTCCCTTTGAAATGCAGTTTAGCACCGCCAATTTCACCCCGGGTGTAGCGACATTGGCCGAAATTGAAAAACAGCACATTGACTGGATGTTGCACCATACCCAACACAACAAAACCGAAACCGCCCGCCTCCTCGGCATCGGTCTCACGACGCTGTATCGAAAAATTGAAGAATATGAATTGTAG
- the kdpF gene encoding K(+)-transporting ATPase subunit F codes for MFTALFILALAVFGYLVYVLLKPEKF; via the coding sequence ATGTTCACCGCTCTCTTCATCCTTGCTTTGGCTGTGTTTGGCTACTTAGTGTACGTCTTACTTAAGCCTGAAAAATTCTAG